In the Psychromicrobium lacuslunae genome, TTCGACGACTCCGTCGGCTTGAGGGTCAGGCTCGTGGCCTGCAAAGGATGGTCGAAGAAGAGAAGTACTGCATCGACATCCTGACACAGGTCTCGGCCATGACTAAGGCGCTGCAATCCTTTGCCCTCGGTTTATTGGACGAACACCTGGATCATTGCGTGCTAGATGCTGCAAAAGCTGGCGGCAGCGAGGCAGAGATCAAACTCAAGGAAGCCTCCGACGCCATTGCCAGACTGGTCAAATCCTAGACAAGGACACCTCACGCTAGCCGCGTGAAAACCGAAAGGAACACCCCATGAGCACCACCGCCAACTACACCGTCACCGGCATGACCTGCGGCCACTGCGCCGCCTCGGTCACCGAAGAAGTCAGCGAGATCCCCGGCGTGAGCGATGTTCAGGTCGCGCTGGAAACCGGCGTGGTCACAGTGACCAGCGAGCAACCGCTGGAGGAATCCCAGGTCCGCGATGCGGTCACCGAAGCTGGCTACCAGCTGGTATGAGCACCTCGGCGAAACTTCTCGGCTTTCTGGCTATCCTGCTAGCCGCTTTCGCGCTGGCCTTCGGAATCGGAAAGCTCTTTGCACCGCTGAACACGGTTGATCAGCCGCAGCATGCCCTGAATAGCTTCGCCGCGAATAGTTTTGCCTTGAATTTCATCCAGCCCAACTGAGGAAAGGGACCTAG is a window encoding:
- a CDS encoding heavy-metal-associated domain-containing protein — encoded protein: MSTTANYTVTGMTCGHCAASVTEEVSEIPGVSDVQVALETGVVTVTSEQPLEESQVRDAVTEAGYQLV
- a CDS encoding metal-sensitive transcriptional regulator; the protein is MSETAAPHGYIHNKDDYLRRLRRLEGQARGLQRMVEEEKYCIDILTQVSAMTKALQSFALGLLDEHLDHCVLDAAKAGGSEAEIKLKEASDAIARLVKS